The Sandaracinus amylolyticus genomic interval GCTGCACTCGTGCGACGAGCTCCGCAACGGGGTCGGCGGCGAGCCGGGGATCGGCGAGCCGGTCTGCGCGTTCCGACAGAACAACTGCATCTGGGAGGTCAATTGCGGGAACAATCCGCTGCTGACCTTCAGCGGGCGGATCGCGCCCGGCGACGACTCGGTGCGTTGGCACCTGCTGACGGGCACGCCGTGCGAGATCGGATTCGACGACGCGGGCAACCTCGAGGGCGAGTGCACGGTTCCCGGCGAGGAGGCGTGCATGCTCCGCAGCATCGACGCGGTGCCCGGCGGCGAGACGTGCCCGGCGGCGGTGAACGATGCCGAGTTCACCTCGCGCGGATGCGGCGCCGCGATCGACTGCCGCATCGCGGTGCAGCACCAGTGCGCGTTCATGGCGCTCTGCTCGTTCACGACGCGATTCCCCGACGTCGTCATCGCAGGTCGCTCGTCGTACGTCGACGGCCGCCCGCACCTCGCGTTCAACGGTCTCACGGACTGGCAGTGCTACGTCGACCAGGCGACGACGGACGAGATCACGAGCGGTGATCGCGTGACCGGCGAGTGGTACGGCCAGTGCGTCAATCCGTCCGGCGGCATGTGCCGCAACAACTACAACCCTGCGACCGGTACCGGGTTCCGCGGACTGCAGGTGTTCTTCGAGTCGTCGGCGGAGTGATCCCCCACGCTCGCGGTGACCGAGCTCGCGTGAACGACGCGTGGCTCGGTCACCGCGGAGCGTGCCAGTCGTGCAGCACCGAGAGCAGTACTCATGGACATGCGATTCACGTTCTCCGAGCGCGCCAGCCTCGCGGAGGTCTCCGCGCTGCGCGAGCAATATCTCGACGAGCTTCCGGAAGCCCAGGACGCGCTGCTCGAAGCGCGCGTGTCGGCGGGACGCTGTCACGCGATCCACCTCGCCGGGGCGCCCTGCGGATATTTCGTGGTCGCGGACGACACGCTCCTCGAGCTCCACCTGACCCCGGAGACGGCGCGATTCGCGATCTTCCTGCTCCCTCGCATCGTCGCGGAGCACGCGATTCGCGCGGCGCTCGTGAAGACCTTCGATCACGTGCTGCTCGCGCCCGCGCTCGACCTCGCGCGCGAGGTGCGCGTCCTCGGTGTGCTGGTGCGCGAGTTCGAGGCGCCGGAGACCCCCGAGAGCGAGCGAGCCCCCTACACCCAGCGCCCGGCGAGCGTCGACGATCTGCCGCGCATCCGCGCGATCGAGCAGGACGTCTTCACGCATCCCGAGCGCCTCCGACGGGTGATCGAAGCGCAGCAATTGCACCTGTTCGAGCACGACGGTGCGCTGATCGGATTCGGAATCGTGCGCCCCGTGATCGCGGGACGCGCCGACGTCGAGATCGGAATCGCGGTCGACGTTCCGTTCCGGAGCAAGGGATATGCGGTGCAGCTCCTCCGCGACATGGCGGAGCAGTGCCGCGCGCGCGGCCTGAATCCGGTCTGCGGCTGCGCGCGATCGAACGAAGCGTCGATCAGGACGGGACTCCGCGCCGGCTTCTCGTCGCGGCACCGACTGATCGAAGTGCGCTTCGCCTCGGACGAGAAGCGATAGGCGCACGAGTGTGGAGACGGCGATGAACCAACGATATCGATTCGTGATCGTGAGCCTGGCGCTGATTGCGTCGCTGAGCGCGGCGTGCGGCGACGACGACGACGGCTCGACCCCGACCGACGGGGGCAATCCGGACACCGACGGCGGCGCTCCGCCTCCGACCGACGGCGGCGAGCCCGCGCCGCCCGTGTATGCCGTGATCACGCAGGTCTTCGAGGCGATGGGCCAGACGAGCTACGTCGTCCTCACCGGTGATCTCACGCGGACGACGACCCTCGCGCTCCACGACGCGACCGAGCTGCCGGGACGCGCGATCGGCGCGGGCCCGACCGGCGGTGGCGCGCTCTACGTCGGCGGCACCGAGGGCCCGACCATCACGCGCTACGACCTCTCGCAGGACGGAACGACGCTCGAAGAGGGCGACACCGTGAGCTTCGCGGGCGCCGGCGTGACGTCGATCGGCGAGTACCAGGATCAGCTGCAGTTCGTGTCGGAGACGAAGGCCTACTACTTCGACGGTCGATCCGCGCAGATGATCGTGTGGAACCCGAGCGAGATGACGGTCGAGCGCGCCGTCGATCTCTCGGAGCTGGTGATCGAGCGCGCGCTCCTGACGTTCTCGACCAACGCGGTGCGCCACGGCGAGCACATCGTGTTCCCGCTCGGATGGCGCAGCGACGTGGACGCGCGGATCATCAGCGTCGCGGGCGTGCTCGTCGTCGACACGCGCGACGACTCGTTCACCGTCGCGCGCGACGAGCGCTGCGGATACGTGCGCACCGCGGCGGAGGGTGACGATGGGCGGCTCTACCTCGCGACGGAGGCGTACGGCTCCGCGGTGCACCGCGTCGTCGCGGCGAACGCGCCCGCGCCGTGCTTGCTGCGGCTCGACGAGTCGTGGTCGGCGTTCGACACGTCGTTCCACGTCGAGCTCTCGACGCTCGTCGGCGGCGCGACGGCGGGCTCGCTCGTGCAGAGCGACGGGGCGACCACGTGGATCCGCGTGCTCGACGAGAGCGCGGTCACCGTGACGCCCGAGACCAACCCGCGCGTGCTCGCGAGCACGCGTGCGTGGCAGTGGTGGCGGATCACCCTCGGCCCCACGCCCACCGCGGCGGTGCAGGAGATCGGGACGAGCAACGGGAGCGAGTTCCTGCTCAACGTCGACGATCACGCGGTCATCCCGGAGTTCGCGAGCGATCGTTCGCAGACCGTGCTGCGCGATGCGTCGGACGGCACTCCGTCCGACGCGAACGTGACGGTGCCGGGTCTCACGTTCTCGCTCGTGCGCATCCGCTGACGGAGCGGCCAGCATGTCGGCGCCGATCCTCACCGCGCTCAGGGCGCGCATCGCACACTCGCCGCGCGCTCCGGCCCCGGGCGCGCGCACCCGCGCAATGCGCTGGATCCGCAAGATCCACATGTACCTCGGCCTCGCGCTCTTCCCGTGGATCATCTTCTTCGGGGTGAGCGGGATGCTCTTCAACCATCCCGGCGTCGGCGAGGACGTGCGCGCGCGCCCGATCCCCGCCGAGCACCTGCGCGAGCACGCGGGCATCACGCCGATGGCGCCGCGCGCGGTCGCGGAGGACGTCGTCGCGGCGCTGCGCGCGGAGGGTCACTCGCTGCGCCTCGACGACGAGTACGAGAGCCGCTTCCAAGGATCGCTCGCGTTCGGCGCGAGCGGGCCCGGCGTGAAGCACCTCGTGCTCGTCGATCCCGCCGCGGGTCGCGGCCTGCTCCTGTCGCGTCCCGATCACACCGCCGCGCCGCCGCCCTTCGCCGGCACGATCGACCTGCCCGACCATCGCATCTCCGACGTGGAGGCGCGCATCGCGTCGCTGCTGCCGACGCTCGGCGTGGACGACGCGCACGGACCACTGCGCGCGCGGATCGCGCCGAGCGTTCGCTTCCGCACCATCGACGCCGACGGGCATCGCTGGAACGTCACCTACGATCTGCGCA includes:
- a CDS encoding GNAT family N-acetyltransferase, with product MDMRFTFSERASLAEVSALREQYLDELPEAQDALLEARVSAGRCHAIHLAGAPCGYFVVADDTLLELHLTPETARFAIFLLPRIVAEHAIRAALVKTFDHVLLAPALDLAREVRVLGVLVREFEAPETPESERAPYTQRPASVDDLPRIRAIEQDVFTHPERLRRVIEAQQLHLFEHDGALIGFGIVRPVIAGRADVEIGIAVDVPFRSKGYAVQLLRDMAEQCRARGLNPVCGCARSNEASIRTGLRAGFSSRHRLIEVRFASDEKR